From the Candidatus Hydrogenedentota bacterium genome, the window TGTGGGCCCGTCGCCCGGGGCTGCCAGTCTTTGGGAACCAATTCCATCGGTCGATAACTCGCATCGACCGCGCCGTCCTTATTTACGTTCACGGTATACAGCCGGCTCTGCAGGGTTGCCGGGCGCGACCACTGGTCGAACACGAAGTTACCCATGCTGTAGATAATCAGGCCGTCCTTGTACCAGGCGGCATCCTGCTGCACGTGGGGGTGGTGCCCCGCCACGACATCCGCCCCCTGATCAATCGTGTATTGCCCCAACTCCACCTGTTGCGGGCTGGGCGCGTTTTGATATTCCGTTCCCCAGTGGTACGACACGATGATCACGTCCGCATTCGGCTTCAAGGCCGCAATATCCCGTGCGACGGCCTCTTTCTCCGCCCGGGCGGGTCTCTTCTCGAATTTCATGAATTCGGGCGGATAGGCATAGGGCGATTCAGGGTCGGCGTAGCCCAGAAATCCGATGCGCAACCCCTTGCGCTCGATCACTACCGGCTGCTGGGGCGTGTTCCCGGTGACAATGCCCAGCGGGGGAATTGCGCTATTACCGAGGATTAGAAGCGTGTCGTCAAGGGCGATGGCGCCATAGTCCAGCGTATGGTTGTTCGCGAGCGAAAGCAAATCAAAACCCGCGAACTGGAGCCCCTCGACGGCCTCCGGCGGGGCGTTAAAAACATACTTCTTCTGGAGCGCCTCACCCTTGCCGGAGATGGGGCACTCCAGATTGCCGAAAGCGATATCCGCCGCCTGTAGCAGCGGGGCCGCCTCCTTGAAGGGATAGGTGAAATCCAGATTGCGCGTGGCCAGATCCTTTGCCACGTTGCGCGAAAGCATGATATCGCCCACCAGCGCGATGCTGACCGTGTCGGGCGCGTGCGCGGCGGGCGCGGCGGAGGCAACGGGCGCGGGTGAAACCGCAGCAGCCGGACCGGAAGGCTCGGGGACTGCCGCTTCCACGGAATCCGACTCCTCCGCAGGCTCCTTCTCCATGGATTCCGAGCGGGTGGGCTTCGCCTCCGGAGCTGGTACGCGCGTAGCGTCGTCGGCGCGATAAAAAAGAAGCAATCCCAGCAAGAAGCAAACATAGGCGACGCCCAGTATGTGACGCATTTCGATACGGGATTTTGGTGGTGTCGGCATGGCGGTAGGCACGGGCGCTTTGGAAACCTCCGGAGTCGCTTCTGAAGTTGGGCTGGGTTCCGCGGTGGCCAGTGCGGGAGCCGGCACAACTTGCGAAAGGGCGGGTGCCACAAGCGCGTGTTGCCCTTCCGCAGCGGCAACAGACTCGCGCCGGGGAAGGAGATGGACGCCCACGATATACAGCCCCAGCACGAGGTAGAGGCAGGAAAGAATGAAGCACAAGTCGAAGTTCAGTTCCATGCCGCCACGGCGGAGGGCGTAGGAAATGATGGTGACCGCGAAGAAGAGGCCCGAGCCAATGGCGTTGCGGGTGAGTTCGAGCCGGGGCAGGAAAATGAGGAGCGGGACAATCAGCATGACATAGTAATAAAACGTCGGGGCGGTCAGAAAGAAGGCGGGCACGAAGCCGAGGCCGATGGCCTGCCAGGGTTTCATGCGGCGCGCCGCGGCGAAGCTGAGTCCCAGGGCGACCGCCATGATGGCGCGCCAGAGCCCCTGGTGTTCAGTAAAGGCATTGGATTTGCCCGCAACGCCCTCGTAGGGCCAGAGAAAGATATACTTGAAGCCCACGCGCGTGGTCGAAATGTCGTCGTTGTGGACACCAATTTTGGCGAAGAATTCCTTCCACAGGGGAAGTCCGTAGTAGACGTATGCCGCGAGGGTCAGCAGGACTCCCGTTACCGCGAAAGCGGCAAAGAAGCGAACGTAATCCCGGTTGAGCTTGCGCGTGGCGAGGAACTCCCAGCAGAGCAGGGCGCCCAGACCGAAAGCAAAGATTCCGGGGAAGATGCGCGCGGCGGCGGCGTAGGCCAGCACCACGCCCGCGCTCCGGTAGTGCTTCAAGTGGAGCAGGCACATGCTCGCCACGAGGCAGGCGACCCAGTCCATGCGCATCAATGCGCCCTTGATATGCACGAAAGCCAGGGCGAAATTGGTGCCGAAGAAGGCCAGGGCGAAGAGGGCGCACCACGGACCAAAAGCGCGCCAGATGAGGAGAAACATGCCGAGCAGTATGAGCGGATCGAGGGCCACGAGGAACTGCATGCCCGCTTCGCTGCTGGTGGGGACGAGATTCGTCAGCATACCCGCGAAGAGCGACCAGACCGGGGTTCCATTGTACCCTTTGTCCCGGAGCATGTCCTGCCACTTCGCCTTGGGTACCAGTCCCTGAAAATAGGCGATATCCTTCTTGAACTCTTCCCAGCGTTCCGGGGTGAAGCGGCCCTTGATGGCGTCCTTGTTCGCGAGAACGTCTTTCACCGGCGTGTAGCCGTGCGTCGCGAGATTCCGGATGGGCTGCTTGGTGTTGTAGATCTTTTTGCCCTCCAGATCGGCGAGGAGGGATGCCGCGTACTGGTTGTGATACCCCAGCTCCGGTGCGTATTTGGTGCCCGTGTAGTAATGGTAGAAATCGTGGGGGTTCATGAAACGGCCGTAACGCACCCAGCCGAACTCATAGTACGACGCGACGGCGCCCGCGCCGATGAGGACGAGAGCGATGAATAGGGGCCACATCCGGGCCTGCAGGCGCTGGCGCACGCAGATGGCGTAGATGACAAGTGCGGCCAGTGCGCCCTCCGCGAGAAGCGCTTTCAAGAATTCACGAAATGCTGGTGTGTCCATGGGGCCTGCAGGGGGTTAAAACTCAGGGGATATTGGTCTCGGGTACGACGGTGGCAACACGGTCTGCCCGTGCGCGCCAGACGCCATAGCCCAGAGCGCCTGCAATTATAATCAAAGTGGCCCCTGCAATCCGAAACCCGAGGAAAAGGCGCGCGGGATTGTAACTGAACACGACTTCGTGGGTGCCCGCGGGCACCGCGATGGCCTTGAAGGCTTCGTTGGCCAGAAAGATCGGGGTTTCCTTGCCGTCTACGGTGGCTTTCCAGCCGGGGTACATGGCGTCCATGAAGGTGAGGAGGCGCGGCCCCGGCAGATCGGTCAGGGTGACGGCAACGGAGTTGGCCAGGCGCTTCTTGATTGTGATCAGCGGGTTCTCGTCGCGCTTGTCGGCCAGGATGTCGAATTGATTGAAGCGAATCGCGCTGGCCGCGGCCGTGGCTTCCAGCGTGAGCGAGGTCTCGGTGATGGGAAAGTCCGGCAGGGCCATTTCCACCGTGGCCCCTTCCTTTGCGGTCTTGCGCAGGCGCTGGGTCATGCCGTGGACCCAATTGCCGGACGCGGGGTCGGTAAAGCGAACCCGCAGCGTGGCATTGCCGGGGGCCACGTATTGAACCGCCAAGGTGTTGTGTCGGCCGGAGAACTCGATGGGGGGCAGGTCGAAAGACTGCTTCTTCGCACCGCCTTTGGCGTTGAAGTGGAAGGGGCTGCCGTCTTTGTGGGTTAGCGTGCGCCGCTCCACGTCTTCGGAGTGCATCTTGTTCTGAACTTCGGCAACTTCGACTCGGGGAATCGGGATTTCCTGCGCGGCGTCCAGGAAGGTGGTCGTCGTGCTCATGAAGGGCACGCTTCGCTTCGGCAGGGGACCAACAACGTACTGGCTGGACAGCCAGAAGGCGCGTTTCAACAGGAGATTTCCGCGCACATTGGCCTCGGTGGGCTCGTCGGGATTGATGAGGCGCCGATAGCCTTTCAGGCGCGCATCGCTCCCGGCCACATCGCGCACGCGGCCGATGTGGGCGGGCTCGTAGCCGTTCATGACGCCGCGCAGGGCATAGAGGTGGCGGTTCGCCAGAGGGTCCGTGCCGCGCACGTTGTCGGCCCAGAGGGTCTCGCTGCCGTCGAAGACGCCGGCCCACTTGGGGAAGTTTTCCCGGTAGATCAGCCAGTGCACATAGGGCCGCGACCACACGAGGGTCTCCGCAAAGATCAGCGCCACAATGACCACGCGCCACAGGGGCTTTCCGGGTAGCCACGCCACCAGCGCCACGGCGGCCAGGGTCAGCGCGGGGATGCCGACGCCCTTCAGCGGCGAAACCTCCAGGAAGCCTTTCGGCTCCAGCAGAGGCCACAGCGAATACAGACAGAACCCGCCGACGGCCAGCGCGAGGAGCCAGGAGAGGGCGCTGCGTCGGTTAAGGGCGCGGGTCACGGTGTCAAAGCCCATGGCGGCCACTAGGCCGAAGAGGATGAGCCCGAAGTCCAGCGCGCGGTTGGAGCTGACCATTTCCATGGGCGTGATTTTGTATACCAACGTGGCCATGGGGAAGGGCACGCCCATGGCGCAATCGAAGAGCACCACGAGGACGCCCAGCGCGGGCAGGAGCTCTTTCCAGCGGGGGAAGCCGAGTCCGGCGAAGGCCAGAATGATGGCGCCGACGCCCGCGCCGCGAATGGCCTCGGACTCGTACTTCAAGCCCGGATAGCGGATGAAATTCTGAAAGAGCTCGTAAAACGTGCCCTTGTAGACGGGCGGCAGAAAGGTGTACTCCCCGTTTCCGCCCCGGCTGCCAAAACTGGAAAGTTCCGACCCCGCCAGCAGCAGGGGAGAGGCCAACATACCCCCCAGGCCAAACATAAGGCCGATGAAGAGGGCGTCGCCCGACAGAACCCGAACAATGCCGCGCGCGCTGAACTTGATGGGGCCTTCGATGAGGGTGATGCGGTAGAGCAGGGCATACATGCCCACACTGAGCCCGAAATAGGGTGCGATGTTGATGGCGCCGGAGAGGAGGGCATTCCCCACGATGAGGCTGCATGCCGTGCCGGATAACGCTTTCGTCAACACGGAGGGGCTGCGCAGGGTGTGGCGCGCGATGAGGAAGAGCCAGGGCACCCACGCGACCATGGTGATGAAATGGTATTCACACACGCGTCGCACCCAGATGGCGCTGAACATGAAGATGATAGCGGCGAGGAGGCTCGCGAGCAGCGAAAGTTTGTGATCCTTCGCGAGGTAGGTGATGCCCACGCCCGCCAGCAGGATGTGGAAACCCATGAGGGCCGCCCAGCCGATCTGGGTGTTCACGGGCGTTGGGTTCGTCGTCAGCAGGCTGCGCACGAGGTTCGGTGGGTAGAGTCCCACGCTGACGGGGTTGGCGGCGTAGGGCATGCCCATGAAGGTCAGGGGATTCCAGTAGGGATACTCGCCCTCGCGCTGGATCATGTAATCCATGAAATAGGAGAGGGGACCCTGTGCGCGGTAGATATCGTAGCGTCCCGCACGATTGGGGTCGCCACTGAAAACCACATACGAGTAGGTGGTCAGAAGCGCCAGGGTCAACACCGTGACGATCAGCACGAACTCCCGCAGTCCATGGGGGATCCTGTTCATAACCGGCGCGATCATGGCGCGGACCTTTGCAGCGAAGGAAGCCGACATCAGCCGCCCAGGGGTTTCGCGGGCACGCCGGCCACAACGATATTTTCGGTTTCGATGGGCTTGGCCACGCAGGACTGGGCCCCGGTGACAACGCCCGCCGCGATGGCCGTCTTTTCGCGGACGGCCGTGCCGGTGCCCAGGGAAACGCCCTCGCCCAGGGTGACGTTGCCGGAGACGTGGCAGCCTGGATTACACGTGACAAAATTATTCAGGACCGCGTCGTGGCCCACGGTGCAGTTGAGGTTGATGAGGACGTAGTCGCCGATACGGACGTTGGTGGTGACGACGCAGCCGGGCGTGATGACGCCACCGCGACCGATGACGCAGTCGCTGCCTTGGACGAGCGCCCTGGGATGGACCACTGTGGGCGCGGGCTCGAGTCCCGCGTCGATCGCCTTGGCCGCCATGATCCGCTTGGCCTTCGGTTCGCCGATGGCAATGGAAAAATGCCGGATACTTACCGGACCGGCCGCACCGGGAATGCCCGCAATGTGGTTGAAGTTCCAGTCTTTAATCACGGGAAAGTCGCGTCCGCCCACGGTGACGACCTGCGTATCGGTGACGTCATCCACAAAAACGATCGGTGTCCCCGGCCAGGTTTCCTGAACGTGCCAGTACATTTCCCGGGCGAAGCCACCCGCGCCGAGGAGGGCGAGTCCCTCGATCATAGCGATTCCTTTCGCAGGCAGGTGCGGACGATATAGGCCGGTCTGCGCTGGAGCATGTTGTGGTTGCGCACGATGAACTCTCCCACCAGGCAGAGCACCGCCAGGGTGAGGAGCAGTCCGAAGATAACCGCATTCAGGATCAGGCCATTCGTGGTTTCGGCCAGCACGGAAAAGGGGAGAAACCAGCCGAGCAGAATCCGCACGACAAAGAGGGCCGCCAGCACGAAGCAGGCCGTGCCCAGGTATTGAAAGGGCCGGGTGGTGATGCCCACGAGGTTTTCCATGTTGTAGTCGAAGAGCTTGCGGAAGGTCCACCCCGACTTGCCGTATTTGCGCGGGAAGTGGGTGATGGGCACCTCGGCGCAACGCTGACATTGGGCGATGACGTAAGCCGGTTGCCAGGGCTTGAAGGGACCATACTCGAAGGCCAGAATGAGGCGCGCGTCGAAAATCTTGAAAGTGCACCCGAAATCGGTGAACTCACTTCGCGAAACCCGCCGCATGATCATGTTGGCAATTTTCGAGGGCAGCACCCGGCCGAGGGAATCGCGCCGGTCCGTGCGGCAGCCGCTTACGATGTCGAAACCGGCATCGTACTTCGCCACAAGCAGCGGCAATTCGCCCGGATCGAGCTGAAGGTCGCTGTCGATGAAGACAAACTTGTCGCCCCGGGCCTGGAGGAAGCCCGCCGTCATGGCCGCGGCCTGTCCCGAATTCTTGAAAAGGTCCAGAATCGCCGCAACCTTCGGGTCGCGGTCGAAAATGGCCTGGAGACGCGAGAACGTGCCGTCGGTGCTGCCGTCGTTTACGAAAATGATCTCGTAGCTCCGATTCAGCCCCTCCAGCGCCGCCGAGAGCTTGCCGTAAAACTCATCAATGCTCTTCTCTTCGAAGTAGCACGTGATGATGACACTGAACTCGGGTGTGGAAGTCGTGGACATGCGTCTCTCGCCTGGGTTGAGCGCGGCTACCGCCGCCGCGAAGACCAATTATGCCGAAGGGGGAAATTGAATTACGAATTATGAATTGAGAATTATGAAATGAGAATTATGAATTGCAAGAGGGATGGGGATGGGGATGAGACTTATGGGTCATATGGCTTGCACATTTCATTCCGACCCATACGACCCATACGACCCATACGACCCATACGACCCATAAGCCCCATAAGCCCCATAAGCCCCATAAGCCCCATAAGCCCCATAAGCCCCATAAGCCCCATAAGCCCCATAAGCCCCATAAGCCCCATACGACCCATACGACCCATAAGACCCATTCTTCCCGACCGGGAGCGCTTGCGTTTCATCGGGGCCATGATCCACCATGAGCTCCGGGGCCAGTGCCCCGAAACCTGAGCCGCCCACGGAAGTACCCATGTCCTCACCCGCCCACGACCCAGCCGCCGAATATTCCCAAAGCCTTGCCGATCGCGAGGCGGCCCGTCGCGCCTACGACCTTCGCTTCGATCGCATCGCCAATGGCCGGCTGGCCGTATTTGTCCTGGCCGTTGCACTCGCGGCGGGTGCCTGGCGGGGTGGTATCTCCTTTGGCTGGCTGGCCGTGCCGGGCGCGACCTTTGCAGGCCTCATGGTGTGGCACGAAGCCACCTCTCGGGCGGCGGCGCGGGCCGAGGCGGCTGCCGACTATTACCGCAAGGGCCTCAAACGCATCGATGGTACATGGCCAGTCGCCGGTCAGGGCGAGGCGCGGTGGCAGGTGGAGGATCACCCCTACGCGCCCGATCTGGACCTCTTTGGCGAAGCTTCGTTGTTCCAGTTGCTCTGCCAGGCCCAGACCCGCGCGGGAGAGCAGAAATTGGCCAACTGGATGCAGGCGCCCCAGGCCGCCGGCGACATCCGCGCGCGACAGGAGGCCGTCCGCGAACTGGTGGAGCGTCTGGATCTCCGGGAGGATCTCGGGCGGCTCGGCGCCGAAGTGCGGCGTTCCATTCACGGCGACAGCCTGGCGCGCTGGGCCGAACGCGAGGCCCAACTCCCGCAGGGCTGGCAGCGCATGAGCGCCCTCGCCCTCTCCGCCGCCGTGGTCGCATCGCTGGCGCTCATGGTGGAGACCAGCATTGTTGCGCCCTTCTTTCTGCTGGCCGCGGTGCAACTGGTGGTCTTCAAGTTTGTCGTGAAGCCCATGCTGAATGTCGTGCGCGTGGCCGAAGAACCCGCACGGGAACTGAACGTACTCGCGGCGCTGCTCCTCCGCATCGAGCGGGAGTCTTTCACCAGCGCCCCATTGAAGGCGATTCAGGAGCGCCTCCGCGAAGGCGGCCAGCCCGTCTCCGCGCGCATTGCCCAGTTGGAGCGGCTGGTCTATCTCTATGATTTGCAGGGCAACCAGCTCTTCGCGCCCGTAGCGTTGATTCTCATGTGGGGTGTGCATGTGGCCTTCGCCATGGAAAACTGGCGAGCGCGCTGGGGGCGACACCTGCCGGATTGGCTGGAGGCCGTGGGCGAATTCGAGGCGCTCCTGTCCCTCGCGGGCTTTGCCTATGAACACCCGAACTACCCCTTCCCCGAGGTGCTGGAAGGTCCGCCATCGCTGGCGGGCGAGGCCCTGGTTCATCCCCTGCTGAAGCCGGGCGCCTGCGTCGCCAACGACGTCCACCTCGGCGGCAAACTGCGCGTCACGATCGTGAGCGGATCCAACATGTCCGGCAAGAGCACCTATCTGCGCGTCGTGGGGATCAACGTGGTCCTCGCCCAGCTTGGCGCGCCCGTCGCTGCGAAGTCGCTCCGGCTGACGCCCTTTCAGATCGGGGCCACCTTGCGCGTTCAGGATTCCATTCAGGGGGGCGTATCGCGCTTCTATGCGGAATTGCGCCGCCTCAAAGCCGTGGCGGATTTGATCGACGGCGACACGCCCGTGTTGTTTCTTCTGGACGAAATCCTCCACGGCACCAATTCCCACGATCGCCAGATCGGCGCGGAGGCCCTGGTGAAGTCCTTCGTCGAGCGCGGGGCCGTTGGCTTCGTCACGACCCACGACCTGGCCTTGACCAAAGCCGCAGACGCCATGGGATCTGCGGCGAGAAATGTACACTTCTCCGATCACCTCGACGGCGGCGAACTGCGCTTCGACTACACCATGCACCCCGGCGTGGTGACCCACAGCAACGCGTTGCAGTTGATGGCAAACTTGGGATTATTGCAGCAAGGGGACGGACCCGCGCCAAGTTAATCCGATAGACGGACGCAACACCGGGCTCACAACTGAATCCCGGTACGCCGCAAGCGACTTAAGCGCGTGGGCCTGTCCCGGCGGAGCAAGGGAAGAGCATTGGAACCACAAAGAACGCAAAGGGAACGGCTATAGGTCGATCTCGTGCAGCCGGAGTCATTTGAAGACTCGACTCCCATCTTCTTATCTGTGAAGATCGGTGAAGATCTGTGGGAGAAGAAAATGTAGCTTCCCACAGATCTTCACAGATTTGCACAGATCGGGAGGAGGGGAATCTCTGGACGGCTGCGGCACGACCGAATGTCTATCGTCGATTTACTTCTATAGGCAATCGGGCCATAACGGCTGGCCCTTCCGTTTTTGGCTTAATTCTTCGGCAAGAGCGCACACACTACGCGGTCGACGGCACTCCCCAGACTCCCCCCTTGACAAATGTCATCGCTTCTGGCATTCTATGAATAGAGTTGCTATGCATAAGGCTTATCCAATCGAGCGAGGCGCGCGGGCGATGAAAAACTCCTTTGAAAACGACATGACCGAGATGCTATTGCTCCACGCGGCGGGACAAGGCGATGCCGGCGGCTACGATCTCTCCCAGCAGGTGCTGGAGCGCTCCCGTGGGCACTTCGATCTTCTGGAGGGCGACCTGTATCCCATGCTCCACCGGCTGGAGCGGCAAGGCCTCCTCGACTCCTACTGGTCGGAAATCGCCAAAGACCGCCGCCGCAAATTCTACCGCATCACCGCCCAGGGGCAGATGCTCCTGGAGTCCCGCCGCGAACAATGGAGGCAATTTTCCACGGGTGTTAACGGCGTCCTCGGCGCGCCGCAGTCTACCGGGCTGTTGGGCCGATTCGCACTCATCTTGTCTATTCTGTCCATTTCGTCCACCCTGTCCATTCCGTCCATTCGCCGGGGCGAATCCACCTTCTCCACAGGCGCCTGAACCATGCCCTGGAACAACGACCCCGACAAGGCCTTCCCCGCGCGGCATCCGCGCGAACCCGACGGATTGCGGCAGGATATTCTCGATGAAATCGCGGACCACCTCGCGTGTGCGGCGGAACGGGAAGCGGAGCGGCAGGAAGAAGAAAACGAGGGGGCGGTCTGGGACCGCGTCCTGGATCGATTTGGCGATCCCGATGCCATTGCGCGGAAGCTCTGGTGGGATCAAATGTGGGAGGCAGTCATGCGTGAATGGATACAAACCGGGGTGATGGTCGTGGTGACCATCGCGGTGCTGGCGGGCTTGGCCATGATGACGCGCCTCGTCGCGGGCGTGGGCACGGCCAACGACGCCATGCGCGAGGCCATGAAACAGGTCGCGGTCTCCAACGAG encodes:
- a CDS encoding DNA mismatch repair protein MutS; amino-acid sequence: MSSPAHDPAAEYSQSLADREAARRAYDLRFDRIANGRLAVFVLAVALAAGAWRGGISFGWLAVPGATFAGLMVWHEATSRAAARAEAAADYYRKGLKRIDGTWPVAGQGEARWQVEDHPYAPDLDLFGEASLFQLLCQAQTRAGEQKLANWMQAPQAAGDIRARQEAVRELVERLDLREDLGRLGAEVRRSIHGDSLARWAEREAQLPQGWQRMSALALSAAVVASLALMVETSIVAPFFLLAAVQLVVFKFVVKPMLNVVRVAEEPARELNVLAALLLRIERESFTSAPLKAIQERLREGGQPVSARIAQLERLVYLYDLQGNQLFAPVALILMWGVHVAFAMENWRARWGRHLPDWLEAVGEFEALLSLAGFAYEHPNYPFPEVLEGPPSLAGEALVHPLLKPGACVANDVHLGGKLRVTIVSGSNMSGKSTYLRVVGINVVLAQLGAPVAAKSLRLTPFQIGATLRVQDSIQGGVSRFYAELRRLKAVADLIDGDTPVLFLLDEILHGTNSHDRQIGAEALVKSFVERGAVGFVTTHDLALTKAADAMGSAARNVHFSDHLDGGELRFDYTMHPGVVTHSNALQLMANLGLLQQGDGPAPS
- a CDS encoding CapA family protein — translated: MDTPAFREFLKALLAEGALAALVIYAICVRQRLQARMWPLFIALVLIGAGAVASYYEFGWVRYGRFMNPHDFYHYYTGTKYAPELGYHNQYAASLLADLEGKKIYNTKQPIRNLATHGYTPVKDVLANKDAIKGRFTPERWEEFKKDIAYFQGLVPKAKWQDMLRDKGYNGTPVWSLFAGMLTNLVPTSSEAGMQFLVALDPLILLGMFLLIWRAFGPWCALFALAFFGTNFALAFVHIKGALMRMDWVACLVASMCLLHLKHYRSAGVVLAYAAAARIFPGIFAFGLGALLCWEFLATRKLNRDYVRFFAAFAVTGVLLTLAAYVYYGLPLWKEFFAKIGVHNDDISTTRVGFKYIFLWPYEGVAGKSNAFTEHQGLWRAIMAVALGLSFAAARRMKPWQAIGLGFVPAFFLTAPTFYYYVMLIVPLLIFLPRLELTRNAIGSGLFFAVTIISYALRRGGMELNFDLCFILSCLYLVLGLYIVGVHLLPRRESVAAAEGQHALVAPALSQVVPAPALATAEPSPTSEATPEVSKAPVPTAMPTPPKSRIEMRHILGVAYVCFLLGLLLFYRADDATRVPAPEAKPTRSESMEKEPAEESDSVEAAVPEPSGPAAAVSPAPVASAAPAAHAPDTVSIALVGDIMLSRNVAKDLATRNLDFTYPFKEAAPLLQAADIAFGNLECPISGKGEALQKKYVFNAPPEAVEGLQFAGFDLLSLANNHTLDYGAIALDDTLLILGNSAIPPLGIVTGNTPQQPVVIERKGLRIGFLGYADPESPYAYPPEFMKFEKRPARAEKEAVARDIAALKPNADVIIVSYHWGTEYQNAPSPQQVELGQYTIDQGADVVAGHHPHVQQDAAWYKDGLIIYSMGNFVFDQWSRPATLQSRLYTVNVNKDGAVDASYRPMELVPKDWQPRATGPQNVPVPKAAP
- a CDS encoding YfhO family protein, encoding MGMPYAANPVSVGLYPPNLVRSLLTTNPTPVNTQIGWAALMGFHILLAGVGITYLAKDHKLSLLASLLAAIIFMFSAIWVRRVCEYHFITMVAWVPWLFLIARHTLRSPSVLTKALSGTACSLIVGNALLSGAINIAPYFGLSVGMYALLYRITLIEGPIKFSARGIVRVLSGDALFIGLMFGLGGMLASPLLLAGSELSSFGSRGGNGEYTFLPPVYKGTFYELFQNFIRYPGLKYESEAIRGAGVGAIILAFAGLGFPRWKELLPALGVLVVLFDCAMGVPFPMATLVYKITPMEMVSSNRALDFGLILFGLVAAMGFDTVTRALNRRSALSWLLALAVGGFCLYSLWPLLEPKGFLEVSPLKGVGIPALTLAAVALVAWLPGKPLWRVVIVALIFAETLVWSRPYVHWLIYRENFPKWAGVFDGSETLWADNVRGTDPLANRHLYALRGVMNGYEPAHIGRVRDVAGSDARLKGYRRLINPDEPTEANVRGNLLLKRAFWLSSQYVVGPLPKRSVPFMSTTTTFLDAAQEIPIPRVEVAEVQNKMHSEDVERRTLTHKDGSPFHFNAKGGAKKQSFDLPPIEFSGRHNTLAVQYVAPGNATLRVRFTDPASGNWVHGMTQRLRKTAKEGATVEMALPDFPITETSLTLEATAAASAIRFNQFDILADKRDENPLITIKKRLANSVAVTLTDLPGPRLLTFMDAMYPGWKATVDGKETPIFLANEAFKAIAVPAGTHEVVFSYNPARLFLGFRIAGATLIIIAGALGYGVWRARADRVATVVPETNIP
- a CDS encoding glycosyltransferase family 2 protein, whose amino-acid sequence is MSTTSTPEFSVIITCYFEEKSIDEFYGKLSAALEGLNRSYEIIFVNDGSTDGTFSRLQAIFDRDPKVAAILDLFKNSGQAAAMTAGFLQARGDKFVFIDSDLQLDPGELPLLVAKYDAGFDIVSGCRTDRRDSLGRVLPSKIANMIMRRVSRSEFTDFGCTFKIFDARLILAFEYGPFKPWQPAYVIAQCQRCAEVPITHFPRKYGKSGWTFRKLFDYNMENLVGITTRPFQYLGTACFVLAALFVVRILLGWFLPFSVLAETTNGLILNAVIFGLLLTLAVLCLVGEFIVRNHNMLQRRPAYIVRTCLRKESL
- a CDS encoding helix-turn-helix transcriptional regulator; protein product: MKNSFENDMTEMLLLHAAGQGDAGGYDLSQQVLERSRGHFDLLEGDLYPMLHRLERQGLLDSYWSEIAKDRRRKFYRITAQGQMLLESRREQWRQFSTGVNGVLGAPQSTGLLGRFALILSILSISSTLSIPSIRRGESTFSTGA